CTCGGCGACCTCGCGGCGGAGGGCGTCTGCCAACGTCTCACCGGGCCGCTGGCCGCCTCCGGGAAACCCGAACCACTCGGACTGCCCACCGACAGGCCGATGGTGGTTGGCCAGCACCCGCCCGTCCTTGACGACAACTGCCTTGGCCGAAGGGCGCAGCCGGCTCGGGACGATTGAGCTCACCGACCGCGCCAGTTCGGTCGCCGCTTCTCGAGGAACGCCGCAACACCTTCCGCAGCGTCCTCGGTCGCCGCCACCGAAGTCAGCCCGATATGGAGTTGAGCCACCGCCGAATCGAAGTCCAGATCTTCGACCGCAAAGAACGAGTCGCGCCCCAGCCGGAGAACCGCCGGGCTGGCGGCAGCGAGTCCCGACACAACCAGATCGACCGCCTCATCGAGCTCGGATCGCCGCACCACCCGGGAGACCACTCCGAGGCGCTGGGCCTCCTCGGCCGTGATCGACCGCCCGGTCATCATGAGCTCCAACACCGCCTTGTGCGGCATCACCCGCTGCAGCACTGCCGTGATCATCATCGGCCACAGACCCACCTTGATCTCGGGGGTGCCGAAAGTCGCTTCCTTCACGGCCACGACGATGTCGCACGCAGCCGCCAATCCGAAGCCGCCGGCGAGTGCATGCCCGTTGACCCTGGCCACTGTTGGCTTTCCGCAAGTCCGCAGGGAACGCAGCAAGCGGCCGAGCGCCCCCCGTTCGTCATGGTCGGCGATCGGGTTCTCCACGAAACCCCCGCTCAGGTCACCGCCGGCGGAGAACGCCTGGTTGCCGGCGCCGGTGATGACGACCACCCGCACCGACGGGTCGGCGGCGGCGCGGTCGATCAGATCGGCGATCTCGCCCATGGCCGCATTCGACAGCGGGTTGCGACGCTCCGGGTCGTCGATCGTGATCGTGGCTCGCGGCGGTTCGACCTCGTAACGGAGCACACGGCGATTCTACGGGTCGGGATCGGATCCCCCATGCCAGCCTCAGGCGGCGATGGCTGCCCGACGCTCGAGGACCCGTCGGAGGGCGGTGACCACTTCAGGGTCGTAGTCGTACGCCGCGCCTCGATGCAGAGTCTCGATCGCCTCGATCGGCGACAGCCCGTTGTTCATCTCACCGTCGTATGCGGCGGCGACGCGCAGGATCTTCGACGCCAGGGGGTGGTCCGGGTCGCGCTCCTCGCCGGGTCGGCGGTAGGGATGGTGCTGGGCGGCGACGACCTCCGCCACATTCTCGAGATATCTCGCTTCGGAGACGATCGCGGCACTCCACCCTGAGACATCCGACAGCGTGTACGACCCCGCCGCCACCGTCGGATTGGCCAGCACCACCCGGCCGAGGTCGTGGAGGAGAGCGGCGTATTCCAGACGCTGCAATACGCCCGCCGACAGGCCCATCTCGGCCCCGACGCCCACCGCAATGTCGGCAACGCGAGCGGCGTGACCCACGGCCACCAGACCGCCGGCCTCCGGGATCGCACCCAGGGCCTGAATCGTCTGCCGGTAGGTGCTCCGGGTGGTCTGCACCCGGTGTAATGAGACATGGCTGAATGCGTACGGCAATCCGGCCAGTGGAAGCGCCCACCACCCCATCGCGGGCGCAGTGAGCCCGTAGAGCGCCCCACTCGAGAAGAGTGCGAGGTAGGCGGGCCAGTCTTCGAGGGCCCGGACCAGGGCCAACCGCCGCGGAGCAAGGCGCGCCTGACGGGAGTAGAACGCCCGCACCACCACCACGGTGAGAAACCACATGACGGCGGCGACCCCAAAGGCCGCCATACCGAGTGCCGCGCTATATGTCCCGGTGGGGATCAACATCGCGGCGGCGGCCATCACCCCGACGAAGACGACGAGCCCGGCCGGCTCGGCGGGGAACATCTGGTCGGACACGCGGCGACCGTGTACCAACTGCACTACGAACCAGCCAAGGGGAAGGGCGACCGCGGCCGCCCCGAGCACCAGCACCGTGGATCCCTGCGATTCGAGGGCGAAGCCGGCGGCGACGGCGACCAACAGAGGGGCACCCCGGCCCGACGGATTGGGAATCAGCAAGAGGTGGCCGACGACAAAGATCGCAGCGACCACGACAAACTTCCAGCCGGCCGCCCAATGGACTGCTGCGGCAGCACCCAGGCCGGGGGCTACCAGCAGGGCGAAGCGGCGGAGGAAGGTGTCAGGCACGGATCGCACGCTCCCTCACCAGTCGCTCCACCTCAGCGGCGCTCTCCTCGTCGGGCGAGCCGTACACCTCTCCGGCCGCCTCGATCGCGGCGATCAGGGCGGCGACCACCTCGGGTCCATACACATCGTCGCGGCGGCGCAGCTGGTCGAAGGCGGTTGCCTGATTGACCGCCGACCGGTATGACCGGGTGCTGGTCATCGCGTCAAAGGCATCTGCCGCTGCCAGGATCCGGCTCTCCAACGGCACCTCGGCCTTGCTCCCGTCGTCGAGCAGCGCGTGCTGGCCGGCGACGATGGCCACCATCGGACGAAGGAAGTCGACCCGACTGAGCACCTCCTCGACGACCTGCATGTGGCGCACCGTCTGGCGGTACTCGTCATCGGTGAGCAACCCCGGCTTGTGCAGCAGGCTCGCCGGCACCGCCACCTTGCCGACGTCGTGGATCAGCGCCGCCCAGCGGAGCGTCTCGAGCCGCTCGGGCCCGAGGCCCAATTCCTCGCCGGTAATCCGGACGAACCTCGCAACCCGCTCGGTGTGCCCTCTGGTGTATGGGTCCAGCGCTTCGACGGCCTTGACGAACCCCCGGATGGTGTCCTCGTGCGCCTCCCGGAGCTTGCTGTAGGAGGCGAAGCCGACATGGCCCACCACGAAGGTCAGGAACATCAGCGGAAGGATCAATGGCCCCACCAGCACGTACGCCGCCCCGAGAATCCCGCCGAAGGCACCCAGTACCGAAAGGGCAAAGTGATTGGCGAGCATCTTCGACCACGGCCGCAGGTCGCGGTCGGGATAGGCGACACGCACATAGAGGGCGACCAAACGGAAGTTGACCCAGTCGTAGACCACCGCGGCGAGGGCGGCCCCAACGGCGAGCAACGGGAGGTCGCGACCGGTGACCGGGCCGTCGGGGAGGAACGGCAGGAACACGGCGATACCGACCGCGGCCGAGATGACCAGTTGCCCGAAGTTCCCGGCGGGCTGCCGCCACCGCCGCTCCCGCAAGTCGTCGGGATGCAACGCCGACACCGCCGCCATGAGGGCCACGGCCAGAACGGCGCTCTCCCGACCAAAGACGACCGCGGCCGTGAACGCCACCATCATCGCCGAAGACACGAACAGCCGATCGTTGACTTCGACCGCGCTGATCTGGAGAAAGAAGAAGGAGGCGGCCAAAACGAACCAGACGCCCAATGGCTGCGGGTCCGACTGGACCACGAAGAGGAGGGCGAGGACCACCGCTCCCGCCGCGGCAAAGGAGCCGGCGAGGATGGCGGTCTTGCGATCGTGTGAGGTGCTTGTCATATGGGGTAGCGGGGAAGCCCGGGTCATTCAGTTATCCGATACGCCAAGTCATTTGGCTTTCGTATCGGCAGGATCTTTCGGCCAATTTCCCACGGTCGACCACATGTCACCTACCGCTTCCCTTCGTCGGAGGCTCGCCGCCGGTTCTAATCCGGTGGCGGCTGAATCCGCTTCGCTCGTTGTCGAGGGCTAGCCATACGATGACCCGGGCAACCCCGGTGTCGCCGATCGTGTCCGACTCTCATCGGCACGATCTGCGCGCACCTTCACCTGTCAAGTGACCGCTACCCGCCGCCAGGAAATGAGCCCTGGCGCGCAAGAACGGACGCCCCCGCAATCGGGGAGACGTCCGCCCAATCAGGACACTAACCGGTCTTCGGCCCCTGCCAAGCGATTTTCGCGTTCTCATGACAATGGGTGACCAAACTGACTACCCTTCGTGGTGGAACGGTGGGCGTGGGAATTCGGGGAGTGGAACGGGTGGACATCCAAGAGCTCGAAGAAACTCTCTCCCGTCTGCCCTCGATCAACGCCGTGCGGGTGGTCGGCGGTAGGGACGGAATTCGCGAGGTGCATGTGCTCGCCGCCCCCGACAAGGCCCCCAAGCAGGTCGTGCGCGACGTCCAGTCACTGGCCCTCGCCCGGTTTGGTATCACCGTCGACCGGCGGGCGATCTCGGTGGTGCAGATTGGCCCCGAGCGCCTCGATGCAGGCGACGATCGGCCCGCCATCAAGGGGGTGCACGAGATCCCCGAAGGGGCGCGCACCACCGTGGCGGTCACCCTCGGATGGCACGGCGAAGAATACGTCGGCACCGCCACCGGCCCGGCGGCGCCGACGGCACGCCACCGCCTCGTCGGCGAAGCGGCCATCCGCGCCATCGAGGACCTACTCCCCGGCGAGGCGCTGGCCCTCGACGCGGTAGGCGCGCCGATGATCGGGATGCGGACGGTGATCGTCGTCGTGATCGTCTCCACCGGCGAGCGCGGCGAAGAGATCTCGATCGGCTCGGCCCTCAGCCACGGCGACGACAGCGAGACGGTGGTACGGGCGGTCCTCGACGCCCTCAACCGGCGGATCACCCGCCCGGAGTAGGAGGAGGGCTGGAGCCGTAGCTGGAGCTTTGCCGCGTTATCGTCGGGCCGCATGACCCGAGCCGTTTCGACGCACCGCGGTACCGGTGCCGTTGCTGTCACTCCCCACCATCTCGCCACTCAGGCGGCGGTCGATGTCATGGCGGCGGGGGGCAACGCCGTCGACGGGATCGTTGCCGCCAACGCCGTGCTCGGGATGGTGCTGCCCACCACCTGCGGCATCGGGGGCGACCTGTTCGCCATCGTCCACCGACCCGGCACCGACCGACCCGAAGTCCTGAATGCGTCGGGACGAGGCGGAGCGGGTTTGGATGCCGGACGGCTTCGCCGGGAAGGGCATACCACGATCCCGCTGCGTCGACCCGACTCGATCACGGTGCCGGGTTGCGTCGATGGATGGGAAGCACTGCTGGCCCGGCATGGCACCCGCCCTCTCGCCGATCTGCTGGCGCCGGCCATCGGGCTCGGTCGAGAGGGATGCCCTGTATCGACGGAGCTGGCGAGCGATCTCACCCGCATCGAGCCCATGATCGGCGGACAACCTTCCGCTCTGGCACTGTACCCCGGCGGCTCGCCCCCCGTCCCTGGCGCCACCCTCTTTCGCCCCGATCTCGCCGCCACCCTCGAAGCGATCGCCGCCGGCGGCCGGGACGCCTTCTACCGGGGACGGGTCGCCGCGGCCATCACCGAGGCGACCTCAGGGATCCTGGAACCGGATGACCTCGCCGGCAACTCCGCAGACTGGGTCGAAGCGATCGGCACCGAGGTCTTCGGGCTGCAGGGATGGACCGTCCCCCCCAACAGCCAGGGTTATCTGACGCTCGCCGCGGCGATGCTCATCGAGGCGCTCGACCCACCCGCCGATCCCGACGACCCGGCATTTCACCATGCCGTGATCGAGGCCTACCGCGCCGTCGCCTGGGAGCGAGACGACCTGGTCGCCGACCCCCGGCATGCTCCGCTGCCCCCCGAGCGCCTGCTCGACCGCGAGCGGATTCTGGACCGACTCGAGTCGATCGATCCCGAAATGGTCGCCCTGTGGCCGGAGCCGGGGGAGGCACCCGGCGGCACCGCCTATTTCTGCGCCATCGACGGAGACGGGCTGGCAGTCTCCATGATCCAGTCGAACTTCACCGGCATCGGCAGCGGCATTTCGGCTGGCGATACCGGAGTGTTCCTCCACAACCGGGGCGGTGGCTTCAGCCTGGTCGCCGGGCATCCGAATGAGGCGGCTCCGGGCAAGCGCCCGATGCACACCCTCTCCCCCACGCTCTGGACCCGCGGTGACCGCACCGCCCTGATCCTCGGCACCCGGGGCGGGCACCAGCAGCCCCAGTACCTCGCCCAGATCGCCGCGCTGCTCCTCCACGCGCGCCTGGCGCCCGGCGATGCCCAGGCCGCTCCGCGGTGGCATGCCGAAGGACCCGGGCCGCGCGGGTCGGTGGTTGCTGTCGAACGCCGCATGTCCGACCGGGTCGTCACCGGGCTCGGCGACCGTGGCCATACCGTCGAAGTCGGACCCGACTACCCGCAGGGGTGGGGTCCGGTCTCGATGATCGCGATCGACGAGAGCGGCACCCGCATCGGAGCAGCGGACCCCAGGGTGACGTCGGCCACCGCCGCCGGCGACTGATGCGCCTCGACCACTACCTGGCCGCCGACAGGATCGGAACCGTCGCGGACGAAGCGCATCGGGCGCGATCCCTCGGGTTCGACGGGGTGATGGCGGCGGAGACCAGCCACGACCCGTTCCTGGCCCTGACGGTGACCGCCACCGCCGAGCCGGAACTCGACCTGGGCACCGCGGTGGCGGTGGCGTTCGCTCGTTCGCCGATGACGATCGCTCACTCGGCCTGGGACCTCGCCGATCTCTCGCAGGGCAGGTTTCTGCTGGGACTCGGAACCCAGATCCGCCCCCACATCGTCGGCCGGTTCTCGATGCCCTGGGGCGAGCCCGTCCCGCGGATGCGCGAATTCATCGCGGCGTTGCGGGCGATTTGGCACTCATGGCAACACGGCGACCCGCTGCGGTTCAAGGGGGAGCACTACCGCTTCTCACTCATGACCCCTTTCTTCAACCCCGGGCCGATCGCACACCCGGAGGTGCCGATCTATCTGGCCGCGGTGGGGCCTGCCATGTGCCGCCTGGTCGGCGAAGCCGCGGACGGGATCCATATCCACCCCTTCCACACCCGCCGATACCTGGAGGAGACGGTCGGTCCCGCCATCGCGGTCGGCGCCGCCCGCCGCGGGCGGGATGCGGCCGCGGTCACCCGGGTAGCCACCCTGTTCGTGGTGACCGGGCGCGACGCCGGGGAAATGGAGCGATCGGCAGCAGCCGTGAGGAACCGAATCGCGTTCTACGCCAGCACTCCCGCCTACCGGGCGGTGCTCGACCTCCATGGCTGGGCGATGGGCGACGAGTTGACCGCGATGAGCAAGCGAGGTGAATGGTCGATGATGGGCGACCTGGTCGACGACGAAGTGCTCGAGACCGTCGCGGTGGTGGCTCCGATCGACCGCGTCGCCCGCGCAATCGAAGAGCGTTGCGATGGAACCGTCGACCGGCTCGGGCTGGTCTTCGGAGAGGAACCCGCCGACGAGACCCTCGGGGGGCTGGTGGCCCAACTGAGTAATCGGTGAGGGGGTAAGCCTCCCCTCTTGAGGTGCCGGACCGGACAATCCTCAGCAGCCGTACAATCGCGGTATGCAGCGCGCAACCCGAATCGGAGGAGTCGTCGTCGGCGTCGCCGCCGCCGGGGTGGCGATGGTCTGGCTCCTCAAGGACCGGATCCTCGGCCCGGAGACCACTCCGGTGACCCGTGAGCAGGCGCCCCGGTTCCGAGTCGTCCCTTCGCCCAAGCCGGGGCGATCGAGTCACGACGCCGACGACCTCTCCGAGATCAAGGGAATCGGACCTGTCTATATGGCGCGACTGATCGATGGCGGCGTCACCACATTCGCCGCGGTCTCCACCACCGCCCCCGCCAAGCTGGCGGAGATCGCCGAGGTCGGGGAGGAGACCGCAGCCGCCTGGGTGAAGCAGGCGTCTACGCTCGCCCGGTGATCGTCGATCCTGAACCGGGCGACGCCGATTCCGGTTCGCCCTACCTCACCGCTCCCGAAGAACTCGGAGGTCTCCTCCCCGACGAGCCTTCATATCGGATCGATCAGCTGAGGGAATGGCTATACCGCCACCCCGTCCTGTCGTCCGACGCGATGACGAACCTCCCCCGCAACGTGCGGGAGCAGGTGGGCCACCCGCTCTGGCCGTTCCAAGTCGAGCGGGAGAGCTCGGGTGATGGCGGACGAACGGTCAAGTGGCTGTTCCGCTGCTCCGACGGAGCCGCCATCGAGGCCGTGCTCATGGGCTATCCCCGGCGCACCACGCTCTGCATCAGCAGTCAGGCGGGGTGCGCGATGGCATGCACCTTCTGCGCCACGGGGCAGTTCGGGTTCGAGCGCCACCTCAACGCCGGCGAGATCTACGCCCAGGTGGCGTACGCCAATGCTCACCTCAAGAGCCGCCCGATGCCGCGCTCGCCCGACCGGGTCACCAACGTGGTGTTCATGGGGATGGGTGAGCCACTCGCCAACTACTCGAACGTGCGCGAGTCGATTCGGCGGATGATCGAGGTCGGCGGAATGTCGGGCCGTTCGATCACCGTGTCGACGGTTGGTGTGGTTCCGGGGATTCTGCGCCTGATCGACGAGCCGTGGCCGGTGACCCTCGCAGTGAGCCTCCACGCGGCCGACGATCATCTCAGGGAGCAACTCGTCCCGCTCAACCGGCGCTATCCGATCGCAGACCTGATCGACGCTGCCCGGCGGTACCGGGAGAAAAAGGGTCGGCGGGTATCGCTCGAGTGGACCCTCATGGACGGCGTAAACGACAGCGCTCACCAGGCGCGGGCGCTGGCGGCCATCGCCAAGGACCTCGACGCCCATGTCAACATCATTCCCATGAACCCCACCCCGCTGGCGCCCCAGCGGCGCCCTCCTGCCCATCGCATCAAGGCCTTCGTCGAGGAGGTCGCCAGGCACGGGGCGACCGTGACTCTCCGCGACACCCGTGGTGTCGAAATCGATGCGGCCTGCGGGCAGCTTCGGGTCAGGGCAGAAACCGAGAGGACCCCTCAA
This genomic window from Acidimicrobiia bacterium contains:
- a CDS encoding enoyl-CoA hydratase-related protein codes for the protein MLRYEVEPPRATITIDDPERRNPLSNAAMGEIADLIDRAAADPSVRVVVITGAGNQAFSAGGDLSGGFVENPIADHDERGALGRLLRSLRTCGKPTVARVNGHALAGGFGLAAACDIVVAVKEATFGTPEIKVGLWPMMITAVLQRVMPHKAVLELMMTGRSITAEEAQRLGVVSRVVRRSELDEAVDLVVSGLAAASPAVLRLGRDSFFAVEDLDFDSAVAQLHIGLTSVAATEDAAEGVAAFLEKRRPNWRGR
- a CDS encoding HD domain-containing phosphohydrolase, with the translated sequence MPDTFLRRFALLVAPGLGAAAAVHWAAGWKFVVVAAIFVVGHLLLIPNPSGRGAPLLVAVAAGFALESQGSTVLVLGAAAVALPLGWFVVQLVHGRRVSDQMFPAEPAGLVVFVGVMAAAAMLIPTGTYSAALGMAAFGVAAVMWFLTVVVVRAFYSRQARLAPRRLALVRALEDWPAYLALFSSGALYGLTAPAMGWWALPLAGLPYAFSHVSLHRVQTTRSTYRQTIQALGAIPEAGGLVAVGHAARVADIAVGVGAEMGLSAGVLQRLEYAALLHDLGRVVLANPTVAAGSYTLSDVSGWSAAIVSEARYLENVAEVVAAQHHPYRRPGEERDPDHPLASKILRVAAAYDGEMNNGLSPIEAIETLHRGAAYDYDPEVVTALRRVLERRAAIAA
- a CDS encoding HD domain-containing phosphohydrolase, which codes for MTSTSHDRKTAILAGSFAAAGAVVLALLFVVQSDPQPLGVWFVLAASFFFLQISAVEVNDRLFVSSAMMVAFTAAVVFGRESAVLAVALMAAVSALHPDDLRERRWRQPAGNFGQLVISAAVGIAVFLPFLPDGPVTGRDLPLLAVGAALAAVVYDWVNFRLVALYVRVAYPDRDLRPWSKMLANHFALSVLGAFGGILGAAYVLVGPLILPLMFLTFVVGHVGFASYSKLREAHEDTIRGFVKAVEALDPYTRGHTERVARFVRITGEELGLGPERLETLRWAALIHDVGKVAVPASLLHKPGLLTDDEYRQTVRHMQVVEEVLSRVDFLRPMVAIVAGQHALLDDGSKAEVPLESRILAAADAFDAMTSTRSYRSAVNQATAFDQLRRRDDVYGPEVVAALIAAIEAAGEVYGSPDEESAAEVERLVRERAIRA
- a CDS encoding gamma-glutamyltransferase, which produces MTRAVSTHRGTGAVAVTPHHLATQAAVDVMAAGGNAVDGIVAANAVLGMVLPTTCGIGGDLFAIVHRPGTDRPEVLNASGRGGAGLDAGRLRREGHTTIPLRRPDSITVPGCVDGWEALLARHGTRPLADLLAPAIGLGREGCPVSTELASDLTRIEPMIGGQPSALALYPGGSPPVPGATLFRPDLAATLEAIAAGGRDAFYRGRVAAAITEATSGILEPDDLAGNSADWVEAIGTEVFGLQGWTVPPNSQGYLTLAAAMLIEALDPPADPDDPAFHHAVIEAYRAVAWERDDLVADPRHAPLPPERLLDRERILDRLESIDPEMVALWPEPGEAPGGTAYFCAIDGDGLAVSMIQSNFTGIGSGISAGDTGVFLHNRGGGFSLVAGHPNEAAPGKRPMHTLSPTLWTRGDRTALILGTRGGHQQPQYLAQIAALLLHARLAPGDAQAAPRWHAEGPGPRGSVVAVERRMSDRVVTGLGDRGHTVEVGPDYPQGWGPVSMIAIDESGTRIGAADPRVTSATAAGD
- a CDS encoding TIGR03617 family F420-dependent LLM class oxidoreductase, whose product is MRLDHYLAADRIGTVADEAHRARSLGFDGVMAAETSHDPFLALTVTATAEPELDLGTAVAVAFARSPMTIAHSAWDLADLSQGRFLLGLGTQIRPHIVGRFSMPWGEPVPRMREFIAALRAIWHSWQHGDPLRFKGEHYRFSLMTPFFNPGPIAHPEVPIYLAAVGPAMCRLVGEAADGIHIHPFHTRRYLEETVGPAIAVGAARRGRDAAAVTRVATLFVVTGRDAGEMERSAAAVRNRIAFYASTPAYRAVLDLHGWAMGDELTAMSKRGEWSMMGDLVDDEVLETVAVVAPIDRVARAIEERCDGTVDRLGLVFGEEPADETLGGLVAQLSNR
- a CDS encoding helix-hairpin-helix domain-containing protein, which translates into the protein MQRATRIGGVVVGVAAAGVAMVWLLKDRILGPETTPVTREQAPRFRVVPSPKPGRSSHDADDLSEIKGIGPVYMARLIDGGVTTFAAVSTTAPAKLAEIAEVGEETAAAWVKQASTLAR
- the rlmN gene encoding 23S rRNA (adenine(2503)-C(2))-methyltransferase RlmN; translated protein: MIVDPEPGDADSGSPYLTAPEELGGLLPDEPSYRIDQLREWLYRHPVLSSDAMTNLPRNVREQVGHPLWPFQVERESSGDGGRTVKWLFRCSDGAAIEAVLMGYPRRTTLCISSQAGCAMACTFCATGQFGFERHLNAGEIYAQVAYANAHLKSRPMPRSPDRVTNVVFMGMGEPLANYSNVRESIRRMIEVGGMSGRSITVSTVGVVPGILRLIDEPWPVTLAVSLHAADDHLREQLVPLNRRYPIADLIDAARRYREKKGRRVSLEWTLMDGVNDSAHQARALAAIAKDLDAHVNIIPMNPTPLAPQRRPPAHRIKAFVEEVARHGATVTLRDTRGVEIDAACGQLRVRAETERTPQ